The Thunnus thynnus chromosome 24, fThuThy2.1, whole genome shotgun sequence genome window below encodes:
- the zgc:112023 gene encoding PI-PLC X domain-containing protein 1 isoform X2, which yields MEDKQQLQLVENPDWMSRLPEKLLDVPLWNLALPGSHDSMSFCLDVSSPVLRSEPCLLRLTDRLFPCWTRPCVYRWATTQQSVLSDQCDIGIRFLDLRIARKPAEGVKLFFAHGIYTLLTVKEALEELATWLDAHPKEIVIISCTHFDSLTDGDHTRLVDYILSLFGEKLCSSQDSPTLRSCWSRGQQVIVSYDNQQMLQQHPELWTGIPYWYADSTDPKKVIAYLEDQKHRGRPEPEEDDDKGSFTATPLGKRAATWT from the exons ATGGAAGACAAACAGCAGCTACAGCTCGTAGAAAACCCGGACTGGATGTCGCGTCTGCCGGAGAAGCTGCTGGATGTGCCGCTGTGGAACCTGGCTCTACCCg GAAGCCACGACAGTATGTCTTTCTGTTTGGATGTCTCTTCTCCTGTGCTTAGATCAGAGCCCTGCCTCctcagactgacagacaggcTGTTTCCCTGCTGGACTCGCCCCTGTGTTTACCGATGGGCTACCACACAG caatCTGTCCTCAGTGATCAGTGTGATATTGGTATTCGGTTCTTGGACCTGCGGATTGCCAGGAAACCAGCAGAAGGTGTCAAATTGTTCTTTGCCCACGGCATCTACACACTGCTGACTGTCAAG gaggcTCTGGAGGAACTGGCTACCTGGTTGGATGCTCATCCGAAAGAGATCGTAATCATTTCCTGCACACATTTTGATTCGCTGACTGATGGAGATCACACCCGCCTTGTGGATTACATCCTATCTCTGTTTGGAGAAAAACTCTGCTCCTCACAG GACAGTCCCACCCTGCGTTCCTGTTGGTCCAGAGGTCAGCAGGTCATTGTTTCCTATGACAACCAGCAGATGTTGCAGCAGCACCCTGAGCTGTGGACAGGAATACCTTActg GTATGCTGACAGCACAGACCCTAAGAAGGTGATTGCTTACCTAGAGGATCAGAAACATAGAGGGAGACCAG AACCTGAGGAAGATGACGACAAAGGCTCTTTCACTGCTACTCCGCTGGGCAAGCGAGCAGCGACCTGGACCTGA
- the zgc:112023 gene encoding PI-PLC X domain-containing protein 1 isoform X1: MEDKQQLQLVENPDWMSRLPEKLLDVPLWNLALPGSHDSMSFCLDVSSPVLRSEPCLLRLTDRLFPCWTRPCVYRWATTQQSVLSDQCDIGIRFLDLRIARKPAEGVKLFFAHGIYTLLTVKEALEELATWLDAHPKEIVIISCTHFDSLTDGDHTRLVDYILSLFGEKLCSSQDSPTLRSCWSRGQQVIVSYDNQQMLQQHPELWTGIPYWYADSTDPKKVIAYLEDQKHRGRPAGFYVSGLNLTEDAPYVLFHPFQNLRKMTTKALSLLLRWASEQRPGPEVGGVNILCCDFVAISQFCSLVISLNYKLLGEAGSI; the protein is encoded by the exons ATGGAAGACAAACAGCAGCTACAGCTCGTAGAAAACCCGGACTGGATGTCGCGTCTGCCGGAGAAGCTGCTGGATGTGCCGCTGTGGAACCTGGCTCTACCCg GAAGCCACGACAGTATGTCTTTCTGTTTGGATGTCTCTTCTCCTGTGCTTAGATCAGAGCCCTGCCTCctcagactgacagacaggcTGTTTCCCTGCTGGACTCGCCCCTGTGTTTACCGATGGGCTACCACACAG caatCTGTCCTCAGTGATCAGTGTGATATTGGTATTCGGTTCTTGGACCTGCGGATTGCCAGGAAACCAGCAGAAGGTGTCAAATTGTTCTTTGCCCACGGCATCTACACACTGCTGACTGTCAAG gaggcTCTGGAGGAACTGGCTACCTGGTTGGATGCTCATCCGAAAGAGATCGTAATCATTTCCTGCACACATTTTGATTCGCTGACTGATGGAGATCACACCCGCCTTGTGGATTACATCCTATCTCTGTTTGGAGAAAAACTCTGCTCCTCACAG GACAGTCCCACCCTGCGTTCCTGTTGGTCCAGAGGTCAGCAGGTCATTGTTTCCTATGACAACCAGCAGATGTTGCAGCAGCACCCTGAGCTGTGGACAGGAATACCTTActg GTATGCTGACAGCACAGACCCTAAGAAGGTGATTGCTTACCTAGAGGATCAGAAACATAGAGGGAGACCAG cTGGTTTTTATGTCAGTGGTCTGAACCTGACAGAAGATGCTCCCTATGTCCTCTTCCATCCCTTCCAGAACCTGAGGAAGATGACGACAAAGGCTCTTTCACTGCTACTCCGCTGGGCAAGCGAGCAGCGACCTGGACCTGAGGTGGGCGGAGTCAACATCCTCTGCTGCGACTTTGTAGCCATCAGTCAATTCTGCTCGCTTGTGATCAGCCTAAATTACAAACTGCTGGGTGAAGCAGGCTCCATTTGA
- the c24h7orf57 gene encoding uncharacterized protein C7orf57 homolog, protein MSSAEMTAAVPNHRRTKPGGIKPGAASSGVTGPTSQIPGLSQTADQVTPVERISGRRVGIFESDSDYVKLAKGGGHKGLLSHDADVEDKPLKPYNPPNWFGDESKSGIKATSPDGEMKRGMQALTAPFGTDNGSSWERETDRFSPDKEKMSPDGVACQIEGMSMTSKYKRTSFDKKAPPVSMSKLLSHGYVEEKKKSPNDDDASSVTSEQTSTIAMEDVDDLE, encoded by the exons ATGTCTTCAGCTGAAATGACTGCTGCTGTACCCAACCATCGAAGGACCAAGCCTGGAG GCATAAAGCCTGGAGCTGCATCCAGCGGCGTGACTGGACCGACCTCCCAGATCCCAGGTCTGTCCCAGACCGCCGACCAAGTCACTCCAGTGGAGAGGATCAGTGGACGACGGGTTGGGATATTTGAGTCAGACTCAGACTACGTCAAGCTCGCTAAGGGGGGTGGACATAAAG gGCTGTTGAGTCATGATGCTGATGTTGAGGACAAACCACTGAAACCCTACAATCCACCCAACTGGTTTGGTGATGAGTCAAAGAG CGGAATCAAAGCAACATCTCCCGACGGTGAGATGAAGCGGGGCATGCAGGCTCTGACTGCACCGTTTGGCACTGATAACGGTTCGTCCTGGGAAAGAGAGACTGATAGATTTTCCCCTGATAAAGAGAAG ATGTCCCCTGATGGCGTTGCCTGTCAGATTGAGGGCATGTCCATGACCAGCAAATACAAGAGAAC GTCTTTTGATAAGAAGGCTCCCCCAGTCAGCATGTCCAAACTGCTGAGTCATGGCTatgtggaggagaagaagaagtctCCCAATGACGACGATGCCTCAA GTGTGACCTCAGAACAGACCAGCACCATCGCGATGGAGGACGTGGACGATCTGGAGTAG
- the LOC137177205 gene encoding four and a half LIM domains protein 2-like, with amino-acid sequence MVEAYDCTECKESLYGQKYILRDESPYCVKCYEALFSNNCEVCEKLIGCTSKDLSYKDRHWHSECFLCIKCSRSLVERPFATKDETLLCTECYSNEYSAKCHACLKTIMPGSKKMEHKGNSWHENCFTCNRCQQPIGTKSFVQKEANNYCLPCYEKLFALQCVHCKKPITTGGVNYRDQPWHKECFVCIGCKQQLAGQRFTSRDDFAYCLDCFCNLFAKKCAYCTTPISGLGGSKYISFEQRQWHNDCFNCKRCCVSLVGRGFLTSKEDILCPDCGKDI; translated from the exons ATGGTCGAGGCCTACGACTGTACAGAGTGTAAGGAGTCCCTGTATGGGCAGAAGTACATTCTGAGGGACGAAAGCCCATACTGCGTTAAGTGCTACGAGGCACTCTTCTCCAACAACTGTGAAGTGTGCGAAAAGCTCATTGGCTGCACCAGCAAG GATCTGTCGTACAAGGACCGCCACTGGCACAGCGAATGCTTTCTCTGCATCAAGTGCAGCCGATCTCTTGTGGAGCGGCCTTTTGCCACCAAGGATGAAACGCTGTTGTGCACCGAGTGCTACAGCAATGAGTACTCTGCCAAGTGCCATGCGTGCCTGAAGACCATCATGCCAG GCTCTAAAAAGATGGAGCATAAGGGCAACAGTTGGCATGAGAATTGTTTCACCTGCAACCGTTGCCAGCAGCCCATTGGCACCAAGAGCTTTGTCCAGAAGGAAGCCAACAACTACTGCCTGCCCTGCTATGAGAAGCTGTTTGCTCTGCAGTGTGTCCACTGCAAGAAG CCCATCACCACTGGAGGAGTGAACTATCGTGACCAGCCCTGGCATAAGGAGTGCTTCGTTTGCATCGGGTGCAAGCAGCAGCTGGCCGGCCAGCGCTTCACCTCTCGGGACGACTTTGCCTACTGCCTCGACTGCTTCTGCAACTTGTTTGCTAAGAAATGTGCTTACTGCACCACCCCTATCAGCG GTCTCGGGGGAAGCAAGTACATTTCGTTTGAGCAGCGCCAGTGGCACAACGACTGCTTCAACTGCAAAAGGTGCTGCGTGTCTCTGGTTGGCCGAGGTTTCCTGACGAGCAAAGAGGACATCCTCTGCCCCGACTGTGGCAAAGACATCTGA